DNA from Prunus persica cultivar Lovell chromosome G6, Prunus_persica_NCBIv2, whole genome shotgun sequence:
AATGTTTTACTCAAACAAAGGGCCTATATTATCATGAAACTTTTTCTCCCACTGCTAAGATGATCACAATTCGTTGTCTTTTGGCTGTCGCCGCCGGTCAGCACTGGGTTATCCATCAACTTGATGTTCATAATGCCTTTCTCCATGGTGATTTACATGAGGAAATCTATGTCTCCTCCTCCTGGTCTTCGGTGACAGGGGGAGAATCTCGTGTGTTGCCTCCACAAATCTCTTTATAGACTCAAACAGGCTTCTCGACAGTGGTTTGCCAAGTTTACTGAAGCCATCCTTGCTGCTGGTTTTATCCAATCAAAAGCTGATTATTCTTTCTTCACCCGCAAAGATAGCAAGTCTTTTACAGCATTATTAatgtatgttgatgatattctGATTCAAGGAAATGATATTGATGCCATTAATTCTCTCAAAAGTTTTCTACACACCCATTTCCGTATCAAAGACTTAGAcgatttgaaatattttttgggtatTGAAGTCTCCCGATCCAAGAAAGGCATTTATGTttcacaaagaaaatatgCACTTGAGATACTCAAAGATTATGGGTTCTTAGGTGCTCGACCAATTGACTTTCCAATGGAGGAAGCCAAGCTTTCTGACAAAAGTGAACTACTCAAAGATcctaaaaaatacaaatgattGGTAGGACGACTGCTTTATCTAACTATTACCCGACTAGACATCACATATTCAGTACATGTCCTCAGCCGTTTCATGCACCAGCCACGATTACCTCACATGGATGCCACTCTTCAGGTTGTTCGATATCTCAAGTCTACTCCGGGTCAACGTTTGCTTTTTCAGTATGATAACAAGCTAGATTTAATTGCTTATTGTGATTCGGATTGGGCTAGTTGTGTCATAACCCGCCGTTCAACTACTGGATATTGTGTATTCTTAGGTAATTCATTGATTTCCTGGCGAACAAAGAGACAAATGACGGTTTCATTGTCCTCTGCAGAAGCCAAATATAGGGCCATGGCTAGCACCTATTGTGAGGTTACTTGGTTACGTTTTCTGTTGCAAGATTTGCACTTGCTATCTTCGGGAGCATTTCGTATGTATTGTGATAATCAGGCGGCATTACATATACTTGCAAACCCATCTTCCATgagagaacacaacatattgAGATGGATTGTCATTTTATTCGTGACAAAATACTTGATGGTACTGTTTCTACATGGCATGTGAATTCTTCGCAACAACTAGCTGATACATTTACGAAACCTTTGGGCAAGGAGAAGTTTTCAGCTATGTTACGCAAGTTGGGCGTTCTTGACATTcactctccaacttgagggggagtgttagaAAGTAAATGTATTTTAGATAGGAAAGAAATTTGTAATTGATTCATATATCCAATCCTTCCCTTAGATGGAATTCCTAGATTGTAGGATTCCTTATTGTACAAGGAaaactcatatatatatatatatatatatatatatatatatctcaacCCCACAAAATCGCCCACCCCCCCTTTCTTAGCACTGCCGCTACCGCTGCCACTGCCACTAGAAAGATTACTTGTTTAATATATCAGAGGGGGAAAGTTGGGGAGACGGAAGGGGAAGGAGGGGGAGTagcagttttttttctttctttttttaagttttcaaatgtttttagattttaaatatatattctttatttAGATCCATGTGGCATTATTCCATTGGATATGTGGGCATCACATACATACCAAGTCAgaaatttaacagaaatttTAATAGAATCTCACGGTATGAACCAAATTAATGTGTGAGGTGTAACATAAAGGACCAATAAtgtaagaaaaaaacataaagaacCTGCATGTCGTTAATCgcatgttatattatattattggcATGTGACGTGGTGTTATCGTCACCACttacaaaaatttatctgatttTGGAAAAATCACTTTGTTAAGTTTGTGGGTTACTAGGTTAAGTTTATGCTCTGGCAATTCACACTTTGAAATTGAATAGCCAAGTTGAGTAATGTGTAAGCATTTCTTTTCTAATAGGTGAGCAAAGACATATTTTTCGAAatgattattaatttattaactGGGGTAATTGCTGCAGCCTTCATCCCAAAGCAACACTTACTAAACTAACTAACTAATCCACAGGCTTCTTGTGAGGcaaccttttattttatgaccTTATGTCCTCCAAATTGCATCATTCTACCAACTCCATTAGTTGAGGGgtcttcattttcatttaagAATTTCCATCTCAATTCTTATTAATGGCTTttgaattattaaataataatatatataaaatgacaTGCTTATAGCCCAGTGACAAAGCATCTGTCACACAGCCATGGAGAaaagttcaatttcatatcTGAATCTTATCTAGAAAATTCACATtagcataaatttttttctaaattcaaaatatacatTTAGCTACTGACTGTATTTTATGGATATTTAGCAGTATCAGAGATCAATACGTTCAGAAAACTTTAATTTCtgtaaaacaaaatgaatgatACATGTGCTTCAACAATCGCGTCACCTGTTTGACATAAATAGCATCAATTAATTTCAATTGAGACAGTGTGTTCTATATCTCCTACCATTAACCTATGATCACCCAGTGGCAATATCCATTCCCCATAATCATTTGCAAAGCTAAAATGTGTGCAAGGATCAACTAGAATGCTTGTTGCAGTAGATTTGTACGAACCAGTATGCACACGGTTAAATCCAATCAGCTGTTGTTTTGGAGCACCCTTGACAACTTTTGTCATTCTGGAGAACAACATCACAGTATGGCCTCCATCCATGTCTCCTATATTCGTCACAGtgatttcaacaaaaaatctCAAGGAATCACAAGATATCACCTCATCAATGTGTAAATAATCAAGTGTATCTCCTGCTTGGTGTAGTACGTTTCTGCTGGAATCAACCTTGAGAGGTCTTGATAACCTTAACTTTTTTGGCGCTGATACGATGTTGTAAGTGAACTTACTGTAGCTTAAGCCATCTCCAAATCCATACAGCCTGCTCCCTGTGTAAAATCGGTAGGTTCTTCCCGGATAACCTTGAGAAGGATCGGCCCTCATGTTCATATCATTCATCGGTATATTGGTGAATGACTCAGGATACCAAGTCATAGGTAGCCTTCCACCTATTTATAATCATATCAAGCAATCATGTTAAATTTTGCCTTTGAAAATTGAAGTGTATGTGTTTGGATGCCTAgcagaaataaaataatctgaTGAGCATTTGCACAAAACAGAACTCACAGCATTTGTGATGAGTCCCTCTTTCCATGTCATGTTTAAATTTCatctttataattatatttcagGAAGTGACTCCATCCTAGAGTAGTACAATAAATAGAGGTGATTTCATTTCATGCAAAACATGAACTCCATAATAGGAAACTCATGTTTTCCAATAACCTACCCGGATTGAAATCTCCAAAGAGGACTTCTGCTAGTGCTCTCCCGCCAGATTCCCCAGGGTACCCAATCCAAAGAATGCTTGCGATTCGCGGGTCTTCTTTGGCAAATGTTACATCAAGTGGTCCACCACCAGTAAGTACCAGAATCACTGGTTCTTTACTTGCAGCTGCCACAGAAGATACAAGGGCCATTTGTTTACCAGGTAAGAGAAGACTAACTCGGTCATGATCTTCTCTTTCTTGCGTCAAATCAAGACCAACAACTATAACAACAAAATCAGCCATCTTGACAGTATGAATTGCTTCTCGGAACCCAGCACGAGACTTACATGGTACATCAAGGCAACCAGCTGCATACAATGCTCTTTTTGTGTACTCTTGAAGACCCTCAAAGAGACCCTTTGAGCTGCAGGGAATCCCTATACAACCAAagaaccacaaccaaagcaaacCCTTTAGTTTAATGTGAAACGTCaggaaaacttgaaaaaaggaaaaaagatttGGAAGCCAGAATAGAAATGTTATTCTTTTCAAAGTGGATGACATTCAAGATTGAGTAAAGAATGTTGTTGGCTCATAGATACCCAATTTTCATGATCAAATTGCCAACAATAGTCCACAAGTACATATTATTTCTACCTATGATGACTCTACCAGGTATCAAAGCCTGAGGAATCTTCAATAACTGAAGATCTATTAATAATCCGAGAAGCTTTATGTGATACTGCACACTAGTAATTCATGTAGCAAATCATACCTGTGTAACCCCCACCCAGCAAACTTGCATTGTTTGCCAATGGACCAATAACAGCCAAGGAAAAATCAACACCCTTTTCTAAAGGCAAAAACTTCTTATCATTTTTAAGAAGCACAATTCCCTGCCTTGTGGCCTCAAGTGCCAAAGCCTTGTGCTCTGATGTACAGACGTCCTTAGGTCCCAAACTACCAAATTGCCCATTTCTGGGATCCCCATCAAACAGCCCAAGGCGGAGTTGAACTGAGAAAAGATTGAGAAGAGCCTTGTCTATGTCTTCCTCTTGCACCTTCCCTTTTTTGATCGTCGATAGAGTATGTCGAAGCAAGAATGTACCACAATTAATATCCATCCCTACAAATAACTGATTCAATTATaactttttaagaaaaataatccaCATATTTGTTGTCAATGGTCattgcaaaaagaaaacaacagaCAAGTATAATGGAAGAAACAATCATAAGACCTGCTTTAAGAACATCAGCAACTGCATCTTCAGAGCTTGTTGTGTAATTCTGATACTCATAGACAGTGGCCACAGCATCGCAGTCTGAGGTGATATATCTGTTGTTAACCCACAAGGGATGATGtgttaatatatatactgtTTGAAATATCTATTATTTCCAACTTCTATTCAAATATAGAGCAAGAAGAAACTTCTTACCCTTTGAAGCCCCACTCATTCCGAGCTTTGTCCAAGAGATCCTTCTGTGCACAAGCAGGAACCCCATTTACTGCATTGTAAGAACACATTAAGCAGCTAGCTTTACCTTGTTGTATACAACTACGAAAAGGTGGCTGATACGTATCCTCCAAATCTTGTTCTGAAACCTAGtacataaaaattaattagacTCCAAATTCCAGAAGGTCCTTTTATTGCAAATTTTTATCCAAAATGTTTGCTTCAATGTTGCTGCTGGTTTCCATGGTATGAGAATTGGagatcttctttttgtttgatctCCACTTCAAAATCTCTTTAAATTTTTCCACCAGTAATGGAAAGAGATACCTCCAGAATAATTTTGCAGATATAGACAAAACTGATTTTGCACAAGCTAAAACATGGTAAAACCCGACTGAAATTGAAACTGGCTAAAATTCCATGACAACCAGAAAGTTAAAGAAAGTCTTACCACAGCATTGAAGCTATATCTACTGAAATTCCCCCACAACTCCAAATCATAAGCAGTGAAATGCTTGCAACAAGCAGAGAGCATTAGACCATCATCACTCCCACCATCATGACCTTCCAAAACTCTCCTCTCTCCAAACCCATCATGTGTAATTCCCCAATTCCCACCTTGGAAACCGTTCACAAACTCAATTGCATAAGCAGAAGCAACCATGGGGTCCTCCCCAGGGGTCTCTTGACCTCTGCCCCATCTTGGGTCCCTGAAGATATTGATATTGGGTGCCCAAAATGTCAGCCCAGCTTGCCCCAAATTGTACATTGATCTAGCCTCAACAGCTATGGCAGACCCAATTAAGGACCAGAGAGTCCTATTGAAAGCAGCTGCAGTGACAATCACTTGTGGGAAGCTTGTGGCTGAAGGGATGGTGCCATTGAAGGAGACACCAGGGCCATTGGTGGCTATGCCATGGAGTGACTCAGACCACCATTCATAGGGTGGGATGCCAAGTCTTGGAATTGCAGAGGCATTGTTTGAGAGCTGTTGGATTTTTTCTCGGAGGGTAAGGAGGGAAATTAGGGACTGAGCTCTGGTTGTGATTGGGAGGGAGGTGTTGCAAAAAGGATAGGAGCTGTGGTGGGGTGGCTTGCATGGGAATTGAAGGTCtgaatttgatgatgatgatgtgaaTGGCTGGGATTTGCTGAAGCATAATTTGAAGAGTTGtagaaggaggaggaagaagagggaTTTCCAGTTAGGAGACATTGAGTTCAGAGAAGTGTTTTGAGTTCTCAAAGTCAGCATGGTCCTGTTTTGGGGGAAATACTGTAAAAAATAGTTGAGAAAtgaattgatgatgatgatgatgatggtccTGTATTTGCTAtgtataaaatttataaatttcaagTAAGCAGTGGTTAAACTAGTGTAAAAAGGGTCTTGAATTGTGAACAAGAAGTCTCAAATTCGAATGCTATTAGCATAATTTGTGAGTGTAAGAAGCCACTCCTCTCTAATTTGTGATGGGCCGCATTcaggcaattttttttttttttaaactataaattaataaaagctCGCTAACTTGTTAATATCATGTTAATATGGGTTTTCTtccgccaaaaaaaaaaaagttaatatgGGTTTTACCAATGAACATGGACTCCACTTGTTAATAATCGTACAGTATCGTGTCAATCCGTTACCAAACCAATAATGCTGGACCCAAACAATTAATTATTCTTTCGTGTCGTGTTATTATGTCGGTACATGATTTTGTCATGGTATATTTTCATATgtaaaggccaaaaaagtatctgTCTCTAATTTTAAGTTGTTTGCTGAtgcttttttgggtcaaacgCTGGGAAGGGAGAGGAGAGTAATATACATGGGGGTGGGTTTTTGGAAAGATCCCGTCTCATGTGGCTCGAATTCGGGTGATAATTGAGGGCCAGGGGAGGAAAGTTGCCGCTCAATCACTGCGGGTGGCTAAATTCCGTTGTCTGAGTTGTTTGCCGATGTTACCAccatatatttgttttgttcaaaACACTACacttattatataaatataagttTATTTAAGAACAGTCCTGATTTCTTGGATTAcaagggtccaagagatttatggtcactcaccattggatgtaaattcaacggttcactcactcatgtattccttttaaaaaacttttttgaaccattggattaatattcaacggtgagtgaccacaatctcttggactcctgtgatccaagagatcgggactgtatttAAGAAATCTCTCAATGAAAACTgtctgtgtatatatatatattaattttgtgatgGACCTTGGAACAATGTTACcccaagagaagaaaacaattaaaaagatCTCTTCATCATGAATAGATGGACATATATATTCGTGATggaactcaaaaataaaacaagtaaGATATCTTGATCATGAACAGATAGACCACCATTAGAAAGCGATCCTTAACAACAACAGAGTTTAAGATAAAAGAAACTtggattcaattttttttctgaaattttttatagaTGTATTaaagttattttgttttttttttttggtcaaatagAAGAAGTAATAAAGTTAGTGAGGGCAGAATTGGAATTTTGAGCTGGGTGTATTAATTTATCCTTTTGGGGCATGTTTAAGTATTAGTAATGGAGAAAGTAAGGAATTAAAGAATTTAGAAATAGGGGAAGTTCTAAATCGATATTGGAAGAATCATTCCTattaagttgtttactaaacatatagaattaacaaaggaatggggttgattctcattgttattgtttactaattttcatgaatcagaatctaaattaatttgattactaaaatgccctgCACATTTTCACCACTgcacatatataattctcaaatTAGCTAAGGAGACCAAACTAATCCTGTAGCAAACCAGTAAGGTGGTGTAAACATCAGGAATCAATATGCTGAACAAGATGAACAACAAGAGCCCAATTTAATGATAATGTCGATAGATAGGGTAGGCAAATAGGAATGGGAAGGAAATCATTTTTGAAAGTTCTTGGTGTAAAATTATGATAAAGTTCTTGGCGTGtattattttagggttttggatgtTTTGGAATTATGATAAAGTGgcaagggtatttttggaagttacgaagggaaaacaggaatgATAATCATATCAACTATCCCCCTCTAGTTGATCTAATACCTAGTTTTGAGGAGATGTGATTATGGATTTTGAGGTGGGAcccacttatttttttcattcctgattGCAAGTAAATGTAGAGGAAGTCAGGAATATAAATTATTCTATTTCCTTCTATACCCATTattgatacgtaaacatgTCATTTGTGTACATTTTAAATTagtttttgggtatgtttggAAGCCCATTTTCCTTAATACTTCAAGGGCCCTACTTTCAATTTGAGCCTTAGCCCTATGTCTGTGTCGCACTTGTCTTGTGTTTCTCCCACTTGATCCATTAgacattttccaaaatataTGGGAAGTAGGAATATGTTCCTATTAATCACACTGACTTAGGAAACGAACAAGGCCTTCACGAGAATGGGTTCAACATAATGGACAAATTTATGCTTTAAAAAATGACCTACCTACTTAGAAATTCTGCCTTACTTAGGCTACATTTAAAGAATTCAAGAGATTCGCTAACAAAATAATTTGACAATATAACATACTAATACTCATAAGAAACAACAACAGCCCAAAAATAATGGCTCAAATTCCATATAGTGTAAGGCAGAATTTCTAAAGACCCGTTTGATaactatttcaattttagtttttatttcttattttttgtgcttGAGTATAGAGgacaaaaaaggaagaatggaaatgagaatgagagtAGAGATAGGATTGAGAGGGAAGATGAGAGGGGAGGATGGgagggaggagtaacaaaaaTAAGGATGCACATTTGATTGGAAAATCCGATTCCGACCAATTCCAATctgaaaatttataatttttgcaaGTCCAATAAATTCTAACATATGAAACTTCTGAATTCCAAAAATTCCGAAAATATATGtattggaattggaatgttATTTTAATGACCAAAAATAGACATGGACAAGTTATACCATAAAGAATAACAACATCCAAGTACTAGAATATAATAGTTTTTCAAGTGTTCAATATAagtgtaacatcccacatccatcaacggagagggggtgatatgccttatatgtgcacacccgcatccatctagcacgaggctttTTGGGAACTCACTgacttcggagtcatgggaactctgaaattaagcgagttgggggctagagcaatcccatgatgggtgacccactgggaagttgctcgtgagctctcaaaaacaaaaccgtgagagCAGAGAGGGgagcccaaagcggacaatatcgtgctacggcggagccgatcccgggatgtgacaatgagttttaaattttgagcCAATTCTAACCATTCAAATGGTTGGGCatgtttaaattttgaactagtTTCTGAAATATAtaagtttcaaatttttgaaaatttttgaaaatttcgaTTTTTCCGAATTGGAATGGATATTGAAATttcgaaattttttgttttggaattggaatcCCCTAATTCCGATCCGTCAGAAAATCAGCactataaaaatgaaaacaaaaacgaacaactgaaatttatttgaaattgttttcactttcaagtttttgttttcaattttgttactcctccctcCCACCCTCCCCTCTCATCATCTCTCTCGATCTCAtcttcactctcattttcctctatactcaTAGCacgaaaaatgaaaacaaaaaattgaaattgaaatagtTATCAAACGGGTCCTTAGAAATTCTGCCTTACTTGGGCTATATGGAATCTGAGCCATTATTTTTGGGCTATTCTTGTTTCTTATGATTTATTAGAATAGTATTCTAGTATGTTATATTGTCAAATTATTTAGTAAGCTAAtgtcttgaattttttttttattattttttttttttttagaaagttAGGAAGAGGAGGGGGAAATTTACACACACAAGACCACACTTGAGAGCACATTAAAGGCCTGGGCTAATCCAACCAACACCTCATTGGTAAAAgaaaagtttttcttttgattaatAAGTCAACTATTAAGCATGTCATTATGTTGTTAGAATCTTATATGGGCCTTTACGGCCCTCACCGATAAATGGGCATTTATATGTATGGACCAAGAAAAGAATTGCAATATCTAAATGATGGTGTGCAATATTGGTTAACCATAGAACTCCAGTTACTGGATGTAATCCTCCATGAGACGTAAGAAATTCCACATATTTTGATCAATTTAAGGTGAAAAATGGGGTTGCTCcctcaaaaaatttgactaAAGTTGAGCCAAAAGATCCCAATTCAATATAAATTCATGTAAATAAGGGCACAAATATTCTCATGAATGTCATATATGACCTTCTGTGATCCAATATTTGCTTAAGTCAAGCCATtgtaataattataaattctTCATCCAAAGGATAAGTTTCAGAGCAACACACAATTGAAGATTTAatgttcaaataaaataaagtgatCAACTTGTAAATGATCTGTGAATCACAAAAAATTCCGAACTCTAGTAGTTGAAAATTTGTGTAGTAGGATTGACAGATGCCATATATGGACATCAATTTTTCTGGAAATATAACTATGTTATACCAGACATTTGGGGGAGCTTTCAAATCAAATGTGGAAATATAAGATTTTATATGTAGGTTTAGTTGCTTCAGCCCAACGGCTGTGTTTAATATGTGCCATGACTCACACGCATCCACAAATTTGTCAAACTAGACCTCctgaaattatgaaaaataattcaaacaaGAGATCTTTTCCCCCTTCTCACAGCTTTCTCAGTTGTCCAACATTTAAGAGGctctactcttttttttcctgataTTATACTTGTGTCCAGAATTAGCAATTTCATTTTGGAGTTCAGATTAAGCATTTTCGGTTACGATTAAGTATCAAAAAGATATGACTAACACCTTCAAATTTCAGTGTGATCATGGTTGGCATACTGTCACCTTTCAAGGAAGTTGAGATTCAAatcccaaaatcaattggcaatcCTTATAAGCTAAATGAAAGACGTCATTGGGCTTCACACGTAGGCAAACATGCCTCTGATACCATAAAAGAAGTTGAGgtcccaaccccaaaaccaaatGGCAATGGAAAAGAATGGCCCAACTTCTTACAAAATCTCTTAACTTTCCAATGTAGGACAACACTTCACATCCTCTCCGAAAAACACCTCGACTCTAGTACCAACTAGCAACAGGGATCAAGATGCCAATTTGCCAAACCTCGATAATCTTGGAAATAGAGGGTTCACAGAAATCCTCTGATGAATATGTTG
Protein-coding regions in this window:
- the LOC18775510 gene encoding probable beta-D-xylosidase 6, which encodes MLTLRTQNTSLNSMSPNWKSLFFLLLLQLFKLCFSKSQPFTSSSSNSDLQFPCKPPHHSSYPFCNTSLPITTRAQSLISLLTLREKIQQLSNNASAIPRLGIPPYEWWSESLHGIATNGPGVSFNGTIPSATSFPQVIVTAAAFNRTLWSLIGSAIAVEARSMYNLGQAGLTFWAPNINIFRDPRWGRGQETPGEDPMVASAYAIEFVNGFQGGNWGITHDGFGERRVLEGHDGGSDDGLMLSACCKHFTAYDLELWGNFSRYSFNAVVSEQDLEDTYQPPFRSCIQQGKASCLMCSYNAVNGVPACAQKDLLDKARNEWGFKGYITSDCDAVATVYEYQNYTTSSEDAVADVLKAGMDINCGTFLLRHTLSTIKKGKVQEEDIDKALLNLFSVQLRLGLFDGDPRNGQFGSLGPKDVCTSEHKALALEATRQGIVLLKNDKKFLPLEKGVDFSLAVIGPLANNASLLGGGYTGIPCSSKGLFEGLQEYTKRALYAAGCLDVPCKSRAGFREAIHTVKMADFVVIVVGLDLTQEREDHDRVSLLLPGKQMALVSSVAAASKEPVILVLTGGGPLDVTFAKEDPRIASILWIGYPGESGGRALAEVLFGDFNPGGRLPMTWYPESFTNIPMNDMNMRADPSQGYPGRTYRFYTGSRLYGFGDGLSYSKFTYNIVSAPKKLRLSRPLKVDSSRNVLHQAGDTLDYLHIDEVISCDSLRFFVEITVTNIGDMDGGHTVMLFSRMTKVVKGAPKQQLIGFNRVHTGSYKSTATSILVDPCTHFSFANDYGEWILPLGDHRLMVGDIEHTVSIEIN